A DNA window from Zingiber officinale cultivar Zhangliang chromosome 3A, Zo_v1.1, whole genome shotgun sequence contains the following coding sequences:
- the LOC122053941 gene encoding uncharacterized protein LOC122053941, whose amino-acid sequence MILHGVPSFSAAIFLSCASCSPSRRGSPAPSQQNKFEYEKTNLVMAEVERLAMRAIREGRCKMRRHWKQLGGFGNKDSPKRKSYKGLSQDDWDFLCNYFGKKNKWKYMKRILIISLIGHLKVHMDRKLWFNIITQLLIL is encoded by the exons ATGATACTCCATGGCGTCCCTAGCTTCTCTGCCGCGATTTTTCTCTCCTGTGCATCTTGCTCGCCGAGTCGCCGAGGATCTCCTGCTCCCTCTCAACAG AACAAATTTGAATATGAAAAGACGAACTTGGTGATGGCGGAGGTAGAGCGACTTGCCATGAGAGCTATTCGAGAAGGAAGGTGTAAGATGAGGAGGCATTGGAAACAACTCGGGGGATTTGGAAATAAAGATTCACCAAAAAGGAAGTCGTACAAGGGATTAAGCCAAGATGATTGGGATTTTCTTTGTAATTATTTTGGCAAAAAAAACAAATG GAAATATATGAAAAGAATACTAATAATCAGTTTAATAGGCCACTTGAAGGTGCACATGGATCGAAAACTTTGGTTCAACATTATCACACAGCT GTTGATCCTGTGA